Proteins encoded in a region of the Teredinibacter purpureus genome:
- the prsK gene encoding XrtA/PEP-CTERM system histidine kinase PrsK — MEFSNVTQTAFASAALLFVIFAITLVIQHNKTRLHWSFPAAAFVHVAWLSAIPLLQHFPSLESTHLLCIESLHYAAWLYALVRNTEVFCSNSLPRIYKYSIYFAAIAALVLAVYITSSTSDIAVLERFITWQGIIFSIAGLLGVEQLYRNVINYRLVKLLSLNLSIIFIFDAYLFSQNLIFLELNADLWQARAAVSMATSIFMTIGVMALNMPAMQSAKITFSRPVAFYTTSLTIAGALLTILAAGGYYVELYGGSWGTVIYTLLLAAGLISVSAVFSSRSVREKMKVLINKHLFSHKYDYRAEWLKLINQLSQPTAPEEIHSRAIMVVADLFKSDGGALWLKRGKVLAPVQQVKVSMDISDMIEPDSSPFSRELAQEWVFSPNTSSVALAQNNETLPEWMQEIRNAWMVMPLLNENSLVGFIVLTVPQDRTTLNWEDLDLVKTVGRQVASYLERHEQSELLAESRQFDAFNKLSAYVMHDLKNLIAQQSLVVKNAEKHKDNPAFIEDAINTINNSVTRMSNLLRKLQQNESEDITTMPIKQVLIEAVKRCQKSSPSPTLRSVSPDWRVKADLDSLVMVFTHIIQNAQDATDGEGFIDISTELDGNLLCVYIEDNGSGMDIDFIQSRLFKPFETTKTGKGMGIGMYQAKEYAQSLGGNVAVESSPGEGTTFIITIPLL; from the coding sequence ATGGAATTTAGTAACGTTACGCAAACCGCATTTGCAAGTGCGGCGCTTTTATTTGTCATATTTGCGATTACCTTAGTCATTCAGCACAACAAAACTCGCCTACACTGGTCTTTTCCAGCGGCGGCATTCGTACATGTCGCTTGGCTCAGCGCTATTCCGCTGCTACAACACTTCCCCTCGCTCGAATCGACACACCTTCTTTGCATAGAAAGCCTCCACTACGCCGCTTGGCTCTATGCACTTGTGCGCAATACCGAAGTATTTTGCTCAAACTCCCTACCGAGAATATATAAATATTCCATTTACTTCGCCGCCATTGCCGCTCTTGTATTGGCTGTCTACATTACATCGTCAACGTCCGATATTGCTGTGCTAGAACGCTTTATTACTTGGCAGGGCATTATATTTTCTATTGCGGGGCTGCTCGGTGTAGAACAGCTCTATCGCAACGTTATCAACTATCGACTCGTAAAACTGCTGAGCCTCAACCTTTCTATTATCTTTATTTTTGATGCCTACCTGTTTTCGCAAAACCTGATTTTCTTAGAATTAAATGCCGATCTCTGGCAAGCGCGTGCAGCCGTATCAATGGCCACCAGTATATTTATGACTATCGGCGTTATGGCTTTGAATATGCCCGCAATGCAATCGGCTAAAATCACCTTCTCTCGCCCTGTTGCGTTTTACACCACGTCATTAACAATAGCCGGCGCACTCTTAACCATTCTCGCTGCTGGCGGCTACTATGTTGAGCTTTATGGGGGCAGCTGGGGCACTGTCATTTATACCCTTTTACTCGCGGCCGGTTTAATCTCCGTTAGCGCTGTTTTCTCCTCACGGTCCGTTAGAGAAAAAATGAAGGTGCTCATCAATAAGCACTTGTTCAGCCACAAATATGACTATCGAGCTGAATGGTTAAAATTAATCAACCAACTCTCACAACCCACCGCACCGGAGGAAATTCACTCCCGCGCAATTATGGTTGTTGCCGACCTGTTTAAAAGTGACGGTGGCGCCCTGTGGCTAAAGCGAGGGAAAGTATTAGCTCCGGTGCAACAAGTAAAAGTCTCGATGGATATATCCGACATGATCGAGCCGGACTCCAGCCCCTTCAGCCGAGAACTCGCGCAGGAATGGGTGTTTTCACCGAACACGTCCAGCGTTGCATTAGCACAAAACAATGAAACGCTACCTGAGTGGATGCAGGAAATTAGAAACGCATGGATGGTAATGCCTTTACTCAACGAAAATAGTTTAGTGGGCTTTATTGTACTGACCGTGCCTCAAGACCGAACCACGTTAAACTGGGAAGACCTAGACCTTGTGAAAACTGTTGGTCGGCAGGTTGCCAGCTATTTGGAACGACACGAGCAATCCGAGTTACTGGCTGAATCTCGACAATTCGACGCATTCAACAAACTTTCTGCTTATGTAATGCACGATTTAAAAAACCTGATCGCGCAACAATCACTTGTTGTAAAAAATGCTGAAAAACATAAAGATAACCCAGCCTTTATCGAAGACGCCATTAATACGATCAATAATTCTGTAACGCGTATGAGCAATTTACTGCGTAAGCTACAACAGAATGAGTCGGAAGATATCACCACAATGCCCATCAAACAGGTATTGATCGAGGCGGTGAAACGATGCCAAAAATCTAGCCCATCACCCACGCTTCGCTCTGTCTCACCTGACTGGCGAGTAAAGGCCGATTTAGACAGCCTCGTAATGGTTTTCACGCACATCATTCAAAATGCGCAAGATGCAACGGATGGCGAAGGCTTTATCGATATATCGACAGAACTCGATGGTAACCTTTTGTGTGTATACATCGAAGATAACGGTAGCGGCATGGACATTGATTTTATACAAAGCCGATTATTTAAACCCTTCGAAACGACCAAAACCGGAAAGGGAATGGGCATTGGCATGTACCAAGCAAAAGAATATGCTCAAAGCCTTGGTGGAAATGTCGCGGTAGAAAGTTCACCTGGCGAAGGAACTACCTTTATAATCACTATCCCTCTTTTGTAA
- a CDS encoding DUF1631 domain-containing protein: MAPRKERPDHLELVGKRYEGPKHPPKLLEHIRNQSSENAARLLEHMFAATDDLFYDLSKRATNNNEQNLYFESMREVRIQKRGVANDFAHELNNAYSQLLESQDNKPAPVADDSSTLSIVEGDQLETELALSNMSGRTRESYKQELYELTIRLDHLLLQVRVTEGNNPLDPSVLAGAFVQACENQLKLDIKARLILFKLFEKHVLKQLGNIYSEANEILIEAGILPKVPRHLNKSSSSERPSTQPEQEPTNSGSEQTPHQDEALGAAQPPQNIQLDLSTLGALMAGARTNTHASASGDNSSRVTGPYTYYLYSSNPGPIMASPQLATLLTKSQPLVDRQLSSAQPRNVISDVVNQLLAKRDPEVPQALEQPDEDIINLIAMFFDNVLSDNNLPIAVQSLICRLQIPVLKIALRDRSFLTDADHSARKLINAITRAGLSFDETKPLERDPLYRIIADGVQTINRLYRTSSSVIEEFLAQLEDEMKRERRKSDLVEKRTTQAEEGKSKIRQARASAQNALYNKLKSAQLPEQVTTFLTNTWLQVLVITHLKHGYNSAEWVEAETLVNDVIWICQPHTDERSISRKQRLQPEVLQRIENGMEIAIDNPETRAAKIAAIEETLAQLTEPGGDPLEYCALTTEQRESLGKGDTQQKSWEEMTALERQQSRYEELSNHFYLEAKNLPAGSWLEYFNDETSKHQRCKLSSKLDTESYIFVNRFGFKILEKSRRQLAYDMQFEKAKVLDSRPLFERLMTKVVSHLKQSD; this comes from the coding sequence ATGGCACCAAGGAAAGAACGACCGGATCACCTCGAGCTTGTAGGCAAAAGGTATGAAGGCCCCAAACATCCTCCCAAGCTATTGGAGCATATTCGCAATCAATCCAGCGAGAATGCCGCACGCCTGCTAGAGCACATGTTTGCTGCCACGGATGATCTCTTTTACGACTTATCTAAGCGTGCCACCAACAATAACGAGCAAAACCTCTATTTTGAATCGATGCGTGAAGTGCGCATACAAAAACGCGGTGTCGCTAACGACTTCGCGCATGAACTTAATAATGCGTATTCTCAGTTGCTGGAATCTCAGGACAACAAGCCTGCTCCAGTAGCCGATGACAGCAGCACGCTTTCCATTGTAGAGGGCGACCAGCTCGAGACAGAACTTGCCCTTAGCAATATGTCTGGACGCACCCGAGAATCCTATAAACAGGAACTCTACGAGCTCACTATTCGCCTTGACCACCTTTTACTCCAGGTGAGAGTTACGGAGGGCAACAATCCTCTCGACCCTAGCGTGCTTGCCGGCGCCTTTGTTCAAGCATGCGAAAACCAGCTCAAACTGGATATTAAAGCCCGCTTAATTCTCTTTAAACTCTTCGAAAAGCACGTTCTTAAGCAGCTTGGCAATATTTATTCCGAAGCCAATGAAATTCTCATTGAGGCGGGAATTTTACCAAAAGTACCGCGTCACCTAAACAAGTCGTCTTCCAGCGAGCGCCCCAGCACTCAACCGGAACAAGAGCCCACTAACAGTGGTAGCGAACAAACACCTCACCAAGACGAAGCGCTTGGCGCAGCGCAGCCCCCGCAAAACATTCAACTGGATCTATCAACGCTGGGCGCATTGATGGCTGGCGCGCGGACCAATACGCACGCCTCCGCTTCCGGCGATAATTCATCGCGAGTAACCGGGCCTTATACGTATTATCTTTATTCGAGCAATCCGGGGCCAATTATGGCGTCGCCACAGCTTGCAACTCTGCTCACCAAATCTCAGCCTCTGGTAGACCGACAGCTCTCATCTGCGCAGCCGCGTAATGTTATATCGGACGTTGTGAACCAACTTCTCGCTAAGCGCGACCCTGAAGTACCGCAAGCCCTAGAGCAACCAGATGAAGACATCATTAACCTTATCGCGATGTTTTTTGACAATGTACTGTCCGATAACAATCTACCTATCGCCGTACAATCGCTTATTTGCCGCCTGCAAATACCGGTATTAAAAATTGCGTTACGTGATCGATCCTTTTTAACAGACGCAGACCATTCTGCACGCAAACTTATCAACGCTATAACCCGCGCGGGCCTGAGCTTTGATGAGACCAAACCCCTGGAGCGCGACCCTTTGTATCGCATTATTGCAGACGGGGTGCAAACCATTAACCGCCTGTACAGAACCAGCTCATCGGTTATCGAAGAATTCTTGGCGCAACTCGAAGATGAGATGAAGCGCGAACGACGAAAATCGGATCTTGTTGAAAAACGTACAACCCAAGCTGAAGAAGGAAAATCAAAAATCCGACAAGCCCGTGCAAGCGCTCAAAATGCCTTGTACAACAAACTTAAGTCGGCGCAACTTCCTGAGCAGGTCACCACGTTCCTCACCAATACATGGCTGCAGGTACTTGTTATTACCCACCTAAAACACGGGTACAACAGTGCGGAATGGGTAGAGGCCGAAACCCTCGTGAATGATGTTATTTGGATATGCCAACCGCATACTGATGAGCGCTCCATTTCACGTAAACAACGACTTCAACCCGAGGTATTACAACGTATCGAAAACGGTATGGAAATCGCCATCGACAACCCTGAAACACGGGCTGCCAAAATTGCCGCGATAGAAGAAACTCTCGCACAACTCACAGAGCCTGGCGGCGACCCCCTTGAATATTGCGCATTAACGACGGAGCAACGTGAATCGCTGGGCAAAGGCGATACTCAACAGAAGTCGTGGGAAGAAATGACCGCGCTGGAACGCCAACAATCTCGCTACGAAGAACTCTCAAATCATTTTTACCTCGAAGCTAAAAACCTGCCTGCAGGTTCATGGCTAGAGTATTTTAACGACGAAACCAGCAAACATCAGCGCTGTAAACTGAGCAGTAAACTCGATACCGAGAGCTATATATTTGTCAATCGATTCGGTTTTAAGATACTGGAAAAGTCGCGCAGACAGTTGGCTTACGATATGCAGTTTGAAAAAGCTAAAGTACTCGACTCACGACCACTCTTTGAGCGTCTTATGACCAAAGTCGTCTCACATCTAAAGCAATCTGACTAA
- a CDS encoding anthranilate synthase component II, with product MLLMIDNYDSFTYNVVQYLGELKAEVVVVRNDELTLDDIIARNPSQLVVSPGPRTPNEAGVSVEAIKYFAGKVPVLGICLGHQSIGQAFGADIVRAKQVMHGKLSSIYHKGVGVFADLPNPYTATRYHSLVIDKKSLPDCLDVTAWTQTEDGEVDEIMGVRHKTLAVEGVQFHPESILSEHGHKMLQNFLDLPSS from the coding sequence ATGCTTTTAATGATCGATAACTATGATTCATTCACCTATAACGTCGTTCAGTATCTTGGCGAGCTGAAAGCTGAGGTGGTGGTCGTACGTAATGATGAGCTGACTCTTGACGACATCATTGCACGTAACCCTTCTCAATTAGTCGTTTCCCCTGGGCCGCGCACGCCAAATGAGGCGGGTGTTTCAGTGGAGGCGATTAAATACTTTGCAGGCAAGGTGCCCGTATTGGGTATTTGTTTGGGGCATCAGAGTATTGGTCAGGCCTTTGGTGCCGATATTGTACGTGCAAAGCAGGTGATGCACGGAAAGCTATCGAGTATCTACCATAAGGGAGTAGGGGTGTTTGCTGATTTGCCGAACCCTTATACCGCTACTCGCTACCATTCGCTGGTTATTGACAAAAAATCATTGCCCGATTGTTTAGACGTTACAGCGTGGACACAAACCGAGGATGGTGAAGTGGATGAAATAATGGGTGTTCGCCACAAGACGCTCGCAGTAGAAGGGGTGCAATTTCACCCCGAATCTATATTAAGCGAGCACGGCCACAAAATGCTGCAGAACTTTCTCGATTTGCCTTCGTCGTAA
- the trpD gene encoding anthranilate phosphoribosyltransferase, translating to MNIQTALAKVVAGESLSQPEMTSVMTMVMTGDATPAQIGGLLVALRVKGESIDEITGAASVMRELATKVTVKADNLVDTCGTGGDGANLFNVSTAAAFVVAAAGGHVAKHGNRSVSSSTGSADVLEAAGVNLAIGPEHVARAIEELGVGFMFAPAHHGAMKHAIGPRKELGMRTIFNMLGPMTNPAGVKRQVIGVFNAALCRPMAEVLARLGSEHVMVVHSDDGLDELSTAAPSTVAELKNGKITEFTLNPNDYGVATKDLAGLSVASAEESLALIRGAFTKDRAEAAVKAANIIALNAGAAIYVSGLADSLMNGVAMAEDALASGAAGEKLKELAEFTQV from the coding sequence ATGAATATACAAACAGCATTAGCAAAAGTAGTGGCTGGGGAAAGCTTATCCCAGCCTGAGATGACCTCCGTGATGACTATGGTAATGACCGGCGATGCTACACCGGCACAAATTGGCGGGTTATTGGTTGCGCTGCGGGTGAAAGGCGAGTCTATCGATGAAATTACGGGTGCCGCCAGTGTTATGCGTGAGTTGGCGACAAAAGTAACGGTTAAGGCTGATAATCTAGTCGACACTTGTGGTACCGGTGGTGACGGCGCAAATTTATTTAATGTCTCTACTGCGGCCGCATTTGTTGTCGCTGCAGCTGGAGGGCATGTTGCTAAACACGGTAATCGTTCTGTTTCCAGCTCCACCGGTAGTGCGGATGTGCTCGAAGCAGCCGGTGTTAATTTGGCTATTGGGCCCGAGCACGTTGCACGTGCGATTGAAGAGTTGGGTGTTGGGTTTATGTTTGCGCCTGCGCACCACGGCGCCATGAAGCATGCAATAGGGCCACGAAAAGAATTAGGAATGCGCACTATTTTTAATATGTTAGGGCCAATGACAAACCCTGCAGGTGTTAAGCGTCAAGTTATCGGTGTATTTAATGCCGCGTTGTGTCGCCCCATGGCCGAAGTGCTTGCCCGTTTGGGAAGTGAGCATGTCATGGTAGTACATTCGGATGATGGTTTGGACGAACTCTCTACTGCGGCGCCTAGTACGGTGGCGGAGCTTAAAAACGGTAAAATAACGGAGTTCACACTTAATCCAAATGATTATGGTGTGGCCACGAAAGATTTAGCCGGCTTGTCGGTCGCCAGTGCGGAAGAGTCCTTAGCGTTAATTCGTGGGGCTTTTACAAAAGACCGTGCAGAGGCCGCTGTGAAGGCGGCCAACATTATTGCGTTAAATGCCGGCGCGGCAATTTATGTTTCCGGGTTGGCCGATAGTTTAATGAATGGTGTGGCTATGGCTGAAGATGCTTTGGCAAGTGGTGCCGCCGGCGAAAAATTAAAAGAGCTTGCCGAATTTACTCAGGTTTAA
- the trpC gene encoding indole-3-glycerol phosphate synthase TrpC, whose protein sequence is MSETPTILKKIIARKHEEVAERKQQVSEQQLRDLAAAQSSARGFVAAMEAKLASGRSAVIAEIKKASPSKGVIREHFVPAEIAKSYARGGAACLSVLTDVDYFQGADEYLRQARAAVDLPVIRKDFIVDPYQVIEARAIGADCVLLIVSALDRQQLHDLNTLAHEMGLDVLIEVHGLAELELALELPNKLVGINNRNLHSFDVTLDTTFQLLDKIPNDKIVVTESGILAQNDVLAMRERRVNAFLVGESFMRAPEPGEKLQELFGTA, encoded by the coding sequence GTGTCTGAAACTCCAACAATTCTAAAAAAAATAATCGCAAGAAAGCACGAAGAAGTTGCTGAGCGAAAACAGCAGGTGTCTGAGCAACAGCTTCGAGATTTGGCGGCGGCGCAATCTTCTGCGCGCGGCTTTGTTGCGGCGATGGAAGCTAAATTAGCGTCTGGTCGTTCGGCTGTAATTGCAGAAATCAAAAAAGCATCGCCGAGCAAAGGGGTGATCCGGGAGCACTTTGTTCCCGCTGAGATTGCAAAAAGTTATGCGCGAGGTGGAGCGGCGTGCTTATCTGTTTTAACTGACGTTGATTATTTTCAAGGGGCTGATGAGTATTTGCGGCAGGCAAGAGCGGCTGTTGACCTGCCTGTAATACGAAAAGATTTTATTGTTGACCCCTATCAAGTGATAGAAGCGCGTGCAATAGGTGCTGATTGTGTATTGCTCATTGTGTCGGCCCTGGATCGCCAGCAATTGCATGACTTAAATACGTTGGCTCATGAGATGGGGTTAGATGTGTTGATAGAAGTTCATGGGTTGGCTGAACTGGAATTGGCGTTAGAGCTACCAAACAAACTCGTGGGCATTAATAACCGCAACCTACATTCATTTGACGTTACACTTGATACAACGTTTCAGTTGTTGGATAAAATCCCTAACGATAAAATCGTGGTCACCGAAAGTGGCATTTTGGCGCAAAATGATGTTCTTGCGATGCGCGAGCGTAGAGTCAATGCGTTTTTGGTAGGGGAGTCGTTTATGCGCGCCCCAGAACCAGGCGAAAAACTACAGGAGCTGTTTGGTACGGCATAA
- the crp gene encoding cAMP-activated global transcriptional regulator CRP, with protein sequence MVAVSLTPHINNVDDFLAHCHRRRYPAKSTLIYAGDKSDSLYYIIKGSVTVLIEDEEGREMIVAYLNDGDFFGEMGLFDAQDNRSAWVRAKTECEIAEVSYTKFQEISEEHPEFLFALGTQMARRLRNTTRKVGDLAFLDVTGRVARTLLDLCKEPDAMTHPDGMQIKITRQEIGRIVGCSREMVGRVLKTLEDQGLVSVKGKTMVVFGTR encoded by the coding sequence TTGGTTGCTGTATCACTAACACCGCACATAAATAATGTGGACGACTTTTTGGCTCACTGCCATCGTCGCCGCTACCCCGCGAAAAGCACGCTCATTTATGCGGGTGATAAAAGCGATTCGCTCTACTACATCATCAAAGGGTCCGTAACGGTTCTCATTGAAGACGAAGAAGGCCGAGAAATGATTGTCGCCTATTTAAATGATGGCGATTTTTTTGGCGAAATGGGCCTATTCGACGCGCAAGACAATCGCAGCGCATGGGTTAGGGCCAAAACAGAATGCGAAATAGCAGAAGTCTCTTACACTAAATTTCAGGAAATTTCTGAAGAACACCCAGAGTTTCTTTTTGCTCTTGGTACGCAAATGGCCCGCCGCTTGCGTAATACCACCCGCAAAGTTGGAGATTTGGCCTTTTTAGATGTGACAGGCCGCGTAGCGCGTACACTGCTAGATTTATGCAAAGAGCCCGACGCAATGACCCACCCAGACGGCATGCAAATAAAGATTACACGTCAGGAAATTGGTCGCATTGTAGGCTGTTCACGCGAAATGGTGGGGCGCGTACTGAAAACGCTAGAAGACCAAGGTTTGGTCTCCGTCAAAGGCAAAACTATGGTGGTATTCGGAACACGTTAA
- a CDS encoding OsmC family protein codes for MQATVKWVDGAQFLGESGSGHSVVMDGPPDHGGRDTGVRPMEMLLLGLGGCASFDVMSILKKTRQKVSGCKTEIEATRADAVPAVFTHIHLKFIVEGAGLKDAQVKRAVELSAEKYCSASIMLEAAGVEMSHSYEIVDLS; via the coding sequence ATGCAAGCAACAGTAAAATGGGTGGATGGCGCCCAATTTCTTGGGGAGTCTGGTAGTGGTCACAGTGTCGTTATGGACGGGCCTCCAGATCATGGTGGCCGAGATACCGGTGTACGCCCAATGGAGATGTTATTACTCGGGTTAGGGGGCTGCGCGTCATTTGATGTGATGAGTATTCTCAAGAAAACACGGCAAAAAGTTTCGGGCTGTAAAACTGAAATAGAAGCAACGCGCGCCGATGCCGTGCCTGCCGTTTTTACCCATATTCACTTAAAATTTATTGTGGAAGGTGCCGGTTTGAAAGACGCTCAGGTTAAGCGAGCGGTAGAGCTTTCGGCAGAAAAATATTGTTCTGCCTCTATAATGTTAGAAGCTGCAGGCGTCGAAATGAGTCATAGCTATGAAATAGTCGACTTGAGCTAG
- the coq7 gene encoding 2-polyprenyl-3-methyl-6-methoxy-1,4-benzoquinone monooxygenase: MADRHLSMLDSFICGADRALRTLTPGTQTLTRDTPKPEVAQPEPLSDTERRHAAGLMRVNHAGEVCAQALYQGQALTAKLPAVRKEMELAADEEIDHLAWCEERIDSLGSHTSLLNPLWYGLSFGIGATAGLISDKVSLGFVAATENQVCKHLEKHLEELPENDVASRAIVEQMLVDEAKHAHTALDAGGVRFPGPIKGVMSLISKAMTETSYKI, encoded by the coding sequence ATGGCCGATCGTCATCTCTCAATGCTGGACTCCTTTATTTGCGGGGCCGACCGTGCGTTGCGCACGCTTACTCCGGGCACACAAACTCTCACGCGCGATACGCCTAAACCGGAGGTAGCGCAGCCAGAGCCGCTATCCGATACCGAACGGCGACATGCCGCAGGGCTTATGCGCGTAAATCATGCGGGCGAGGTATGCGCACAAGCGTTGTATCAGGGGCAAGCACTTACGGCAAAACTACCGGCCGTGCGTAAAGAGATGGAGTTGGCGGCAGACGAAGAGATTGATCATTTGGCGTGGTGTGAGGAACGTATCGATAGTTTGGGGAGCCATACAAGCCTACTCAACCCCTTATGGTACGGGTTGTCATTTGGTATTGGTGCAACCGCAGGCCTTATTAGCGATAAGGTGAGCCTCGGCTTTGTTGCCGCCACAGAAAATCAGGTGTGTAAGCATTTAGAAAAACACCTAGAGGAACTGCCGGAGAACGATGTAGCCTCGCGTGCTATTGTCGAGCAAATGCTGGTGGATGAAGCAAAACACGCACATACCGCCCTTGATGCCGGTGGCGTGCGTTTTCCGGGGCCTATCAAGGGTGTCATGTCGTTAATATCGAAAGCCATGACCGAAACGAGCTACAAAATTTAA
- a CDS encoding AAA family ATPase, with protein MNNNDLRLILNTNVSLLVVETWDESRTLELLQDLFRTESVPAWSWSCTSGLAPLGFGLELANPEQYADPEVALNFIKQYGKRGAFVLCDMHPYLDAPKIIRQLKDIALSHGQHKHKVVLVSHRLELPAELSRYGASVSISMPTEDEILAIVREQARQWSDKNHRSKIKTDNETLQKLVNNLKGLPHQDVRRLAYGAIADDGAITEDDLPEVTKAKFALMNMEGILHFEYSTAHLRDVAGLYSLKQWLEDRRKAMTTDDTALDPPKGVLLFGVQGGGKSLAAKSIAGVWGLPLLRLDMAALFNKYIGETERNLREALKLADLMSPCVLWLDEIEKGMAQGNDDGGTPKRLLGTLLTWMAERKSRVFMVATSNDISQLPPELMRKGRFDEIFFVDLPDNQTRYTIFSIHLKKRDLDPSRYNLDALAQMSEGYTGAEIEQAVVSATYAAAARNEKVSNQLLQDAIQKTQPLSVVMAEKMSELKAWAKERAVPAN; from the coding sequence ATGAATAATAACGATTTAAGGCTCATACTCAATACCAATGTTTCACTGCTCGTGGTCGAAACATGGGATGAGTCAAGAACGCTCGAACTTTTACAAGACCTGTTTCGCACAGAAAGTGTACCCGCATGGAGTTGGAGCTGCACAAGCGGTTTAGCCCCACTAGGTTTTGGGCTAGAGCTAGCCAACCCAGAGCAATACGCCGACCCCGAAGTAGCGCTCAACTTCATAAAACAATACGGAAAGCGCGGCGCCTTTGTACTGTGCGATATGCACCCCTATCTCGACGCCCCCAAAATTATACGGCAGCTTAAAGATATTGCGCTCTCACACGGCCAACATAAACACAAAGTCGTATTGGTGAGCCATCGCTTAGAACTCCCGGCAGAACTAAGCCGCTATGGCGCCTCGGTATCAATCTCGATGCCAACCGAAGACGAAATTCTTGCCATAGTGCGTGAACAAGCACGGCAATGGTCGGATAAAAACCACAGAAGCAAAATTAAAACCGACAACGAAACCTTACAAAAACTGGTCAATAACTTAAAAGGCTTACCGCATCAAGATGTACGTAGGCTAGCCTACGGCGCCATCGCCGATGATGGCGCCATAACCGAAGACGATTTGCCCGAAGTCACAAAAGCAAAATTCGCCTTAATGAATATGGAAGGCATACTGCACTTCGAATACAGCACGGCGCACTTGCGTGATGTGGCAGGCTTATACAGCCTTAAACAATGGCTAGAGGATAGACGAAAAGCCATGACCACCGACGACACAGCACTAGACCCACCCAAAGGGGTACTATTATTCGGTGTGCAAGGTGGCGGAAAAAGTTTGGCTGCGAAATCGATAGCGGGCGTGTGGGGCTTACCGCTATTGCGTTTGGACATGGCGGCATTATTCAATAAATACATTGGCGAAACCGAACGAAACCTGCGCGAAGCATTAAAACTGGCCGACCTCATGTCGCCCTGCGTGCTATGGCTAGATGAAATAGAAAAAGGAATGGCGCAAGGCAATGACGACGGCGGCACACCCAAACGATTGCTGGGAACATTACTCACCTGGATGGCCGAACGAAAAAGCCGTGTTTTTATGGTGGCTACCAGTAACGACATCAGCCAGCTTCCGCCAGAACTGATGCGTAAAGGTCGGTTCGACGAAATATTTTTTGTAGACCTGCCAGACAACCAAACGCGTTACACCATCTTTTCTATTCACCTGAAAAAACGCGACCTCGATCCCTCACGCTATAATCTAGATGCGCTTGCGCAAATGTCTGAAGGCTACACTGGAGCAGAAATAGAGCAAGCGGTCGTGTCTGCCACCTATGCGGCCGCAGCAAGAAACGAAAAAGTATCCAACCAACTCTTACAAGATGCCATTCAAAAAACCCAACCTCTATCCGTGGTAATGGCAGAGAAAATGTCCGAACTAAAGGCGTGGGCGAAAGAACGTGCCGTACCGGCCAATTAA